The following are encoded in a window of Campylobacter concisus genomic DNA:
- a CDS encoding carboxymuconolactone decarboxylase family protein, translating into MTLTYNAKKIYENWFESKSELEESNASFLEDYLNFLGDISEVINIDEKTRLSVIIASLCVSKGAKSSFKSFIRAALNVGISAKEIREILYQAVPYAGLGKVEDYIFLADEIFNERYIEPENMPKKSREGRGERGLEIQRKLFPSVDKFIASMPNDQKHIMEFLSQNCFGDFYARDGLSLELRELLTFVYITTLGFAKPQLLGHIAANFGIGNDRAKLISVVTTLIPFIGYPSALNALSAINEISSSKN; encoded by the coding sequence ATGACACTAACTTACAATGCAAAGAAAATTTATGAAAATTGGTTTGAATCAAAAAGTGAGCTTGAAGAGAGCAATGCTAGCTTTTTAGAGGATTATTTAAATTTTTTAGGCGATATTAGTGAAGTGATAAATATTGATGAAAAAACAAGGCTTTCGGTTATCATCGCCTCTCTTTGCGTGAGTAAAGGCGCAAAAAGCTCATTTAAAAGCTTCATTAGGGCTGCTTTAAATGTAGGCATATCAGCAAAAGAGATAAGAGAAATTTTATATCAAGCAGTGCCTTATGCTGGGCTTGGCAAGGTAGAAGATTATATATTTCTAGCTGATGAAATTTTTAATGAGCGCTATATAGAGCCTGAAAATATGCCTAAAAAATCAAGAGAAGGCAGAGGCGAACGAGGCCTTGAGATACAAAGAAAACTCTTCCCATCGGTTGATAAATTTATCGCATCAATGCCAAATGATCAAAAGCATATAATGGAGTTTTTATCGCAAAACTGCTTTGGCGATTTTTATGCAAGAGATGGACTTAGCTTAGAGCTTAGGGAGCTTTTGACATTTGTCTATATCACGACTCTTGGCTTTGCAAAACCACAGCTTTTAGGGCACATTGCTGCAAATTTTGGTATCGGTAACGATAGAGCCAAACTAATAAGCGTTGTTACGACACTTATACCATTTATAGGCTATCCAAGTGCTTTGAATGCATTATCAGCAATAAATGAGATAAGTTCTAGTAAAAATTAA